The DNA segment GGTCCAGATTTTGGTGATGTCGTGCAGGTCGTATATCTCCAGCTCGCCCGCATCGTACGGTTTCAGCACCAGCTCCGTGCTCGTTATGATGCATTCGCACTCCTGCTCGTAGCTCGGCGAGGTTTTGCGCACCGTGAACGTGTACAGCACCTGCTCCTCGACGGAATACTCGTGCCGATAGTCGTTTGAGAACAGGTACGCCAGCAACGGTGTCTGCTCACGCTCCTCCTCTGCACCGTGTTTACTTTCCGGCACCGTTTCCTTCAGCAGAAACCGCCGATCGATCGTCATCGGGCAGCGCCGCATGCGCTTCAGCGCCATATCCGGCCCGTACGTGTCATCCAGCTCCCAGGAGTTTGGATACAGCCGAGCATTGTACCACGGTGCGTCGTCGTGCGTCATCCGATCGACCAGCCGGTGCCACTGGTCGTAAAATCGATAATCGTTATCCTTGCGCAGCTGTATGATCAGCTCTTTGCGCAGCCGGTTCTGCTTTTCGACGCTGTTGCGCGTAATCTGCATCGCCGCGACCGTACACGAGTAGATCAGCTTCTCCTGCCGTGCGATCGATTTCATTATCGTCTGCTCCTGGTCGTTCATGCTGATAGCACGCAGGTACTCGAAATCTTTCAACGTCTGCGTCAGGTTCCAGCTGGCACCGTGCGACAAACCTCCATCGATCGACTGATAGAAAGCGTTCACCAGGCGCAGATCTTCCAGCGGGATGTGCTTTTGATTCAGCAGCAATATGCTTTGCACAAACACTTTCAGCATCTTCACGTCGCAGATGGCTGACAGGTGGTTGCCACCACTTTCCAGGTACTGGCCCAGCTGCTTGATCGTGTAGATTTTCAGCCGAATGGAGCGCTTGGGCAGCAAACACCAGAGGATAATATTGCCACCGCGCGGATTACCATTCAACGTGCGGTTCATCAGGTGCCGGATGAGTGCCGTCTCCGGATCGGACAGGTCACCGTCGGAATCACTGTTTGTGACGAACTGAATCGCCTTATCGTGCAGTCGATTAAAACGCGTCTTCACTTCCGACTTGGAGAGAACACATCCTGCAAGCTCAACGGTGAAAGCTAAAGAAGAGaacaaaatgtgtttgtattgttaaagagcatttaaaaaatacatctGAATGATAAAGGATGTAATGCAAAATACACTTACAAGTGTTTTTGTGACCAATAATTGACTGCTTGGGACGAAAGATGAATATTTGCAGAACATTCCGCAGCAGGGCGGCGTGAAGATCGCGTACCGCCCTTGTTACACGTTCGTTCTTGTGCTTTTGTGCCACCGTCAGTCCGTTTAATAGATCCCAGAAAGGCtgcaaaacacattttaaatttaaaataagcCTAATTACAAAAGCCTTGCCTTCGTATTCTGTCTGTTTAGCTGCACTTACATTCGCGACACTGCTCAGTATCATTAGGTGTGAAAAGCTGGTTAAAAACTCCAGCAAATATGCTCTACTTTCCTCCTGCACGAGCTCTTCTTTCTCGTTCATCTTCACTGCCGTCTTTACCAGTGCCCACACCAGCCCATTGTCGATCATGTGCTGACCGGCCCGGCGACGATGCTTCGTGCAGACGTACTCTATCACGTGCAGCACGGCGCGAAACAGCGTTGGATCAATGTGTGCTTGAATGAGAATCGCTATCAACACGTTCAGTCCATTTTCTCGCACGATTTCCACCGACCGATCCTGCAACAGCGTGGCCAGTGGATGATCGTCCCCGCGATCCATCGCCAACGGCGCGTGTGATTTCGTTATCCACCGATAGCAGCTGCCCAGCAGCTCCGCGTTGACGCTATGCGTTCCGATTTGATTGGCCAGATGGTACCAGAACACCTTCGACTGCTCCTCGCTGTACTGTTGCAAAACGGATCCTCCACCGGACGGACCCGTGCTGcctccagcagcaccactgCTGCCCGCTGTCCGCGCCCCATCGATCCGATCGTCGATGACGGCCACCAGGTTCAGCAGCATGGTGCGGATGCGAATATTGCCATTGTTGGCTAGGATGAGCAGCGTTTCCAGGATACGGTTTTCCCCACTCAAAAACTTGTACGCATCGCTGTCCGGCAGAATGAGCAGAAAGTCACACATGACGCGCAGGAAGCTCTCCTGCAGGAAGTCGTTTCCGGTGGCGAAGTAGTTTTGTTCGAAGAATTTGTACCTGATCGTGGTGGACGCTGTGGACGAGGACGATGTCGTTGGTGCGCTTTGAGATTGGTGTTGCTGTGGGCCTGCATTGCTGCGGCTCGCCTCATTCCTTGCGCAGCAAGAAGCTCTGCGCGGTGATCCGCCGGTAAGGCGAGGCGATCCGATCTGCTTTTTCCGGCTGCCAGACGAGGCTCTGATATTGGGCGTACTTTTCAACCGTCTTAGCTTCCGTTTGCTGCTCCCTCGGTCGATGCTGTCGAGCAAACTTTTCCGGCGCAACTTCCCCTCGGCAATGGCTTTATTTAGCTTTTCATAATACTCCTCCATGCCCAGGGCACCGCCATCTGGTGAGCTTATTTTTGGACTTTTCGGTGTGTTTGCTGAAGCACTGCGGCTCTTATCATCGGGTGAAACGGTGGTATTTGGACTGCTGTTTGCATTCGTCGCGGCGGTCTGACTTGTGTCAATGATGAAGCTCGTCGTGGCTGACTCGAACGAGCTGTTGCTGCCGGAAGTGATTGTAAGGGGAAGAATTTTCCGCAGCTGCGACTGTGGACGAAGGCGTCgatcccgcagctgcagcttggGTGTCGACGGTCCACTACTGCTGGCAGCACCGCTGCTACTAGCCGCTGCCGCCCTGTCACCGCGCTGCTTTCCACCGCCACCGAACTGGTTGGGGCTTATGTTGAAGTAGAACTTTTGTCGATCGTGCGTCACATAGCTGTCGGTGGGCTtgtgcatcagcagcagcagctccatgATCTCATTCAGCAGCGTCACCTTCGGCGGCGTCTGGGACAGGATCGCAATCAGCGATACGAGCAGGTCGGCAGCATTGCGTGAAATTTTGACCGTTTTAGCTGGAATGACGAAATTTACGCGACAAAAGTCGATCAGTGCCGACACCAGGGACGCATCCTGCAAGCGCTGACAGTTGTACATCATGCCCGGATGTTTGTCGCGTGTGGCGGTAGCTAGTACGGACAGCAGAATGTCCAGCACTTCCTCCGATTGGTCGATCCAGATTTGAAAGTTTTCCAGCAGGAACGTTACCATGCCCGGGTAGCGAATGCGGGCCGAGGAGGTGGTCAGTACGCGATAGTGATCGCCCCGCTTCGCCACGATCGGCTGATCGAATGCCACCTCCAGCAGTGTCGTCAGCAGGGCGACATCTTTGTGGCACTTTTTGTTCTTCAGCACTACGCCGATCAACTCAAGGTAGTTGCACTGAACGAACTCGTTGAAGAAATCGTGATTGCAATGAGCGACGCGAAGCAGTAGCTTCAGAGCCGccacatgcagtgcgtgcgATTCGCTGAGCTCCACAACACGGGCGAAGCAAACGAGCATAATCGACACACCGCCGGCGGTTAGCAACGATCGCTGCAACGATTCAATTTCTATCGATCGCAGCCTGCCAGCGTACGACATTAGACCTATGTTTTGATGGCGAGCCACGAATGATTCCAGTTTGTTGGCCGTCAGATACCCTAGATGGGCCTTTTCTAGCAGCTGCAGGGAAGCCACTGTGCGCAGCGTGTCGGTCGAAAGTTTCGACAAGTTTAGCGTGCCATAGTTTGGAATCATGTATCCAGTGGCATAGGCCACGAAATTTGTAACATTCGGCCCGATGGCGTACAGGTTCGCTAAAGCGGCCTCGTCGGTAATGCATCTGCTAAACACGTGTACACCGGACAGGCCGTACCCAACAGAGCACTCGTTCGGTCCGCCCGATCGGTGCCCCACGGAAAGCACGGTTAAATCCGTATCGATGTGTATCTTGCAGGGATTTGGTAGCGAAAACTGCGCCAACTGTTGCACACCGTCATGCGTAACCGTTACCTGCACCGAATCATCGTTCTGCTGTACGGCGAACGTTAGCATCGACCAGAACCCTTCGGGTACGCACCAATCCTGCCCTATCGTACACTGGCGCAGCAGCACATCGGCTGGGTCGGGATCTACGCGTTTCGGTGCGCTCGAATCCACGCTGTACTCGGCCGCTTCCTTCCATGCCTGTCCAACGGGCAGCTGCTTGAAGCAGTACACGCACTGTGCGCGCGGTGTATCGAGCATAAACGTGTGTGACGCCGCCTCGGTCATGCCCCGCAGCAGGTGTTTGTACATCCACAAGTGTTGCATTTCCTTGGTGCAGTTGTCGCAGCACTCCGATCTGCTGATGGCCTTGCTGAGATATTGCTTCGTGTTTGTCGGTGCTATCAGCCGGTCCGGCTTGCTGAACCGTACCACCAGCTGGCGCTGGGAGTTGAAATAAACCGACAGCATTTGCTTTTCACTGCCGACGGAAAATAGGTGCGTAAAGTCCGTTTGCTGCCGGTCGGCTAACTGTCCCACACGAACCCACGCTGAAACGGTAAAGCCGCTACCATGCCACGGGTAAAAGTTGGCATAGTTCAAGGGTACAATTGTGGCGGCGTCCGTCAGCCCGGTACGGACGTTGAAAAACAGATGATGCTCTCGCAGAAACGTTATCTTTTTCGCCAACAGTACGTCACAGGAGGATGAAAATGTGCGATCTGCATGTAACACTGGAAACTGTACGCACTGGTAACATTCCAGCCCGGAGCCGGCCTCAAACAGATTTGCCAGCTTCGTGAGAATCAACTGCACCGGAGGGTCCTTGTGTCCCAGCAGCTGTACGAACTTGATCAACACTTCCGGTACGTCCAGATCCACGATCAAGTCCACGATGGCTGCCTGTAGCTCTTTCAGCCGTGCATCGCTCGTTTGCAGGACCGTCGCAAATCCGCGAATGAGGTACAGCGAGCCACCGAGATAGTTGCGAATAATGTTCAGCTTCACCACCATCTGGGCCAGTACGGGGCACCAGTGGTCGGGACGCTCCACGCAACGTCTTGACAGTTCCACCAGAATCTCCGTTACGATTGTACAGATTTGCTCGTTTACCAAACGGTTTGGATTGCACTGTTTCACCCCTCCGATGGATTGCTTTCTCGCGATCAGTTCCGCAGGAGAATATGGATCGATTTCCACGTCTCCCTCGTAGCCGTCTTCTCGCGCGGTTGTAAATGACTCATCCGTTGAGCTCAAATCATCCCTTTCTTCCTCGTGGTACAAGGGCGCCACCAGTTGGTCTACCTCGTGGTCGTACAATTGCATTTTCGTGAATGCACTCCGTTCACGTTCGGTATCAACAACATCTTGCTGTATGACGTATGGCATCGCAGCTGAATCTTTGCGCATTTCAGCCACCTTTAGCAGTGCATGCAGCACGTTGATAACGTTGTTCGCTGTACTGGGACAGTCCCAGTCTTTGGTGGCACAGTTTAACAGCATTTTTTTCAACTCCAGTAGCGCAACCTGCATCGCGTTTGCTGCAATAAAGAACGAAACCATTAATCGCCAATTTGTTCGGTTATTTTTGTGTGCACCAAATGTTACATTTAGTAGTGTCCGCGCAGTAAAGAAGAGGCAACAAGAGTGTTTATATCGAGAGCTAACTACCAAACCCAACGCTTGAGTATGTGTGCCTCATTTATAGGGTTTCAGCGAATAGGTTCCAATGGCGAGTGGgttcaatacacacacacacacacacaaacacaaaagaaacaaGCAGATCGAATTGCATCCGTTCCACACACCCTTCCAAACACACCTTGCACAAACCCCCACAACTAGCTCAACTTACCCAGCTCCGGTTTTAAGCTTTCACAATCCTCAGTGCTGCCCGGCAGACCGTCCATGAGGAGCTGCATGGAAGCCATGACGATTTCCAGTAGGCTCGTTAACCTTTTCCTTATCGTTGGATTTCCCGTCTCAATCAGCAGCTTTCTGGCGTCCGCTGGCAAACTATTGATGCGTCGTTCCAGCGAGTCTTGGTGCTCTGGGCCACCCAGAATTTCCTCCATCAGGTTGCTTAGCATCTGCCGGATGTTGAACAGCTCCGTGAGGGACCACTTCTTCTCCAGCTTACTGTCACGTACAGCTGATTGGCCGTTGGGAAACAGAAACTCCCGCTGCCATTCTTCGGTGATCGTAGCGAGCTGCAGTTCCCGCAAGAAGGAAAAatcatcctcctcctctaGCGTCCCGGGTGTGGGGATGGTTCCAACATGCGCAACATTAGCAGTGGCACTATAGTACAGGCTGCCGGCACTCGATAGCGAACCATCGATAAGCTGGTCGTTAAAGTGAAAGATGTTCAGTACGCTTCTTCGCTCCGGTTCGAAACCATGCAGCTGTTCGCCGTGGTTCGTTAGTTGAAACAGGGCGGAAGATTGTTCCGTGACCGTAGGTACCGTTTCTTGAATTGATTTAAGCCGACTGCGAAAAAGACAAACGCTCGCTAAGTTGTACGTGAGATCTAGAAATTGTCGAACTCCGTTCGCGCCATCGTAACGGCGCAGGAACAGCTTGCGAAAGCGTTTACTTTCCTTCAGCAATTGCCGAACCGTTTTCCAGTGCTCCTGGTGCAGTTGCAGTATCGTTTCTAACGATTCTTCTCGCTGCAACCGCCTCGACGGCGACTGCTTCTCAATGGATTTCAGTGGAACATCCAGCTTGCTGTCGGAAATTGTTGTAAAAAGACTTCCGACATACGCTATCTCCTCATCCAAGTTGGAGAACAGAATTTCGGCCAGCTTTTGCTCGAACTCCTCCGTCAACGAACCACCGCGCATGCCGATCGTCATGATGAGATGCATGCTGTGTGCAAATTCCACCCGTCCACTAAGCACCCGCAACAGTTCCAACGTTTCCTCGCGATAGAACAGACTCATCTCACGTTCCTCCTGTTGCATGACGACACGACAGACAATCAGCAGACAGGCGTTTACGATATCCTTTCCACCGTCATCCTCGCTGGCGAATCTGGTGACCGTGCGTTCCGACTCTCTTCCTTCTTTCATACGATCGAGCTCATCTTGCAGCAGCTTTAGCACCAGCTCTTGCAACATAAACGATCGCAACCGGTACGGAATAACTCGGGCAATATCCAGCAGATAGCGCAGAAACGTTGGCATACGGGATCGGTTCTCCATCCGCCTAAACTCTCCAAACACCTCCCGATGGGTGCGAGTGAACTGCTCGTAGAACGTGTTGGCTGCACGATCCGATTCGCACGTTTCACACTGCGATCGGTTGAAGATCGCGTGCACCACGGCACGGCTTGCAAAGGTGAGCCGCAGCTTCGGTATCAGCTCGTCGTTGGACAGCTTCATCAGCACCTCCAGCGTGTTTGCGTTCGtgttgcagcagcaaagcTGATACACCTTGAAGAAGTTCACCATCAACCGTTGGTCGGAGTGTTTCACCTGCGGGAACAGATTGAGCAACAGGTTTTCCAGCGCACAAACGTATCCGTTGCGAGCTTCGAGGCGCGAATGATGCAACCGGAAGCGGCTCTTCCGTGCCTTCCTGTAGCTGGCTCTGGTTGGTGCGAGGGCAAAAATGAAATTCTGTAACATTTTTATCAGTATCTCAATCAACCCAGAGGAACAGTTTGGCATCATTTGTACGCATGGTTCCACATCGTATcggttgttattgttgtgtttGGACCCGCAGGCGCGTGTCCCGAGCTGCAGGTAGCTGTACGTGTGCTTCACGATCTCAACATTACTTTCCAGCAGCTTAAATATCGTCAGAAACAGCTGTTCGCTCACGAGATTGTGGCAGAAGTGCAGAAACGTTTGATTGACCGCGGCCACTATCGTGTAGATTAGATTGTAGGTAAATTCTGACGATAGTGCATCGGTTGGCCGTTCGTTTAACTCTTCCCGCAACAGCTCGATCATATCGGACGCTACCGCACGCAGGCTAAGATCGTTCGAGTCGAGCGATTCGAGAAAAAACATATTGTTCAGGCACAGCATCACCAGGCCGAGCAGTTTGTGGCGTATAATGTGCCGATTCTCCAGGCTTTCCTCCAACCGTTCCTGGCGCTTGAGCTGCTCCAGTGCCACACGCAGGCAAGACACGGTAACGGAGTTTTCATCGATGGTGAGCACATTTTCGTGCACGACCAAGCTTTCCAGCAGATCCAGCACGGTGAGGGTGAATTGATCTTGCGAAAGCGTTTTCGAATCGCTCACCGTGCACCGATGCAGGTGCTGTGTCGCGCTGGCATAGTCAGCCGTGGTGGCGAACGTTTTGGGTCCACTCAGTTGCCGCACAAAGGCTGCCGGTATTGCACCGGACCCGCCACCTTCCTGTGAGTTCGAGTACGAGCGGAGCAACGCCGCAGTGGTTCCTCCATTTTGTAAGGACCGTTTAAAATTGTCGCGATACCAGTCCCCGTTGTAGGTGGGCATTTTTAATGCGTTGCGCAAAAATTCGCCGTATCCTGGTTGCAGCGCAAGCGGACTGTTCGTCGGGCAACTGTCCGCCAGGTGCCACTTCGTGGTCGGTAGAATGCGTACCAGTAGGGCCGCTATTTCACGACTGTTTGCAATATCCTACGGAGCggttggagggaaaaaaagaagcaaataaaacctTGATCGAATTGATTCACACGCCACACATACTTTGGCACCAATTTTGGACAGCGTTCTTAGCAACAAACCACCAATGTCGTTGAGAAAGAAATCCTTCAACCACTGGCAACGGCTTTCACTGCTATCCGCACGAAGAAGCGATTTTGCCTGCGAAGATAATTTAGTAAACGTAGATAAGAAAATAGCTAACAGCCTCGGCATCTAGGGCAAGTAATTGTATCGCTTGTAATTGGTGTGCCCACAAAGCCGCGATGCCCATGTTACGTTGGGCAGTCTAGGGCATGTTTTGAATCGGTTTGTTATGCCTTCAAATGTGTGTGTAGCCAGGCATGTTAGCAACCGAACGTACCTCCTCTTCATCGGCGTTGCCATCTAGCGTTCTTTCCCCTGCATGGCTTGCTTCGTCGAAGGCGGCGGATGGGGTGGTGATAGTAGCAGTGGAAGAATTATTGCGCGATCCAACCGTCGTAGATGTTGAATCAGCCCGAGCGTACCGTTTTACGGCGGGATCACAGATTTCGTATATCAATAAAAGCAGCTGTCGTGATAAGGCGGATGAAATATTCTCGTACCGGCTGTGGAAAGGCGTacaaagatagagagagagaaagaaagaaaaaaaagctcataCAACAGCATAGATTAAGCGCGCAAGGGATTCTTGCAGCAATTGAATCATCCGTGTCAACTTATCTCCCAAACACGGCAAGCATTGGCCGACTCCAGCCAAACTGGAATAACTGCTTCCGGAAAGTGATAAGAAAACCGGCTCCGTGACGATGCTACTTACTTCAACCGATCGAGATGTAAACGATCCTCCTCGCTAAGCTGGTTGAATCCTTCGAGGAACTGTTCTATCTCCGGTTTCCGCTgccgaagaaaaaaagggttaTCAAAACCACCGCACCACAGTAAGTCCATGACCATGTTTAGAGGTACTACCATAGTATCTGCCGGTACTACTCCGCTCCACCTACCTGGTAAATGTCCGCCGACGAATGGCTATCGTAAATGTGAGCCCACAGCTCGCACAACTGACCGATGGTGTGCCGGACGGGCGATTCTAACGCCATGATCGCGAGGGTTGTGCTGAGGTTTGTTTACCATACGGCAAAAAGGGGGGGTTTAAAGATTGCACCTGGCTTACGGAGAGAAGGAGTTTGTTTGCGCTCGCAAGGCTTTCGCACGACACTACACAAGTTCAATATTTACGGCCAGCCTGCCGCACACTACTTTCTTGCAATCCCAAACGCCGTGTGTTGATGCAGATGGTGATGCAGATCATCGAATCACAACGGGCAGACCGACACGGCATGCAGTGAGAGGCCACACACAAAATAAGACGCACTTAAAATGAACACTAATCGACAGCACCAGTACACACTTTGTAGGTGTAACAACACAATGGCC comes from the Anopheles coluzzii chromosome 2, AcolN3, whole genome shotgun sequence genome and includes:
- the LOC120951570 gene encoding lysosomal-trafficking regulator; translated protein: MALESPVRHTIGQLCELWAHIYDSHSSADIYQRKPEIEQFLEGFNQLSEEDRLHLDRLNRYENISSALSRQLLLLIYEICDPAVKRYARADSTSTTVGSRNNSSTATITTPSAAFDEASHAGERTLDGNADEEEAKSLLRADSSESRCQWLKDFFLNDIGGLLLRTLSKIGAKDIANSREIAALLVRILPTTKWHLADSCPTNSPLALQPGYGEFLRNALKMPTYNGDWYRDNFKRSLQNGGTTAALLRSYSNSQEGGGSGAIPAAFVRQLSGPKTFATTADYASATQHLHRCTVSDSKTLSQDQFTLTVLDLLESLVVHENVLTIDENSVTVSCLRVALEQLKRQERLEESLENRHIIRHKLLGLVMLCLNNMFFLESLDSNDLSLRAVASDMIELLREELNERPTDALSSEFTYNLIYTIVAAVNQTFLHFCHNLVSEQLFLTIFKLLESNVEIVKHTYSYLQLGTRACGSKHNNNNRYDVEPCVQMMPNCSSGLIEILIKMLQNFIFALAPTRASYRKARKSRFRLHHSRLEARNGYVCALENLLLNLFPQVKHSDQRLMVNFFKVYQLCCCNTNANTLEVLMKLSNDELIPKLRLTFASRAVVHAIFNRSQCETCESDRAANTFYEQFTRTHREVFGEFRRMENRSRMPTFLRYLLDIARVIPYRLRSFMLQELVLKLLQDELDRMKEGRESERTVTRFASEDDGGKDIVNACLLIVCRVVMQQEEREMSLFYREETLELLRVLSGRVEFAHSMHLIMTIGMRGGSLTEEFEQKLAEILFSNLDEEIAYVGSLFTTISDSKLDVPLKSIEKQSPSRRLQREESLETILQLHQEHWKTVRQLLKESKRFRKLFLRRYDGANGVRQFLDLTYNLASVCLFRSRLKSIQETVPTVTEQSSALFQLTNHGEQLHGFEPERRSVLNIFHFNDQLIDGSLSSAGSLYYSATANVAHVGTIPTPGTLEEEDDFSFLRELQLATITEEWQREFLFPNGQSAVRDSKLEKKWSLTELFNIRQMLSNLMEEILGGPEHQDSLERRINSLPADARKLLIETGNPTIRKRLTSLLEIVMASMQLLMDGLPGSTEDCESLKPELANAMQVALLELKKMLLNCATKDWDCPSTANNVINVLHALLKVAEMRKDSAAMPYVIQQDVVDTERERSAFTKMQLYDHEVDQLVAPLYHEEERDDLSSTDESFTTAREDGYEGDVEIDPYSPAELIARKQSIGGVKQCNPNRLVNEQICTIVTEILVELSRRCVERPDHWCPVLAQMVVKLNIIRNYLGGSLYLIRGFATVLQTSDARLKELQAAIVDLIVDLDVPEVLIKFVQLLGHKDPPVQLILTKLANLFEAGSGLECYQCVQFPVLHADRTFSSSCDVLLAKKITFLREHHLFFNVRTGLTDAATIVPLNYANFYPWHGSGFTVSAWVRVGQLADRQQTDFTHLFSVGSEKQMLSVYFNSQRQLVVRFSKPDRLIAPTNTKQYLSKAISRSECCDNCTKEMQHLWMYKHLLRGMTEAASHTFMLDTPRAQCVYCFKQLPVGQAWKEAAEYSVDSSAPKRVDPDPADVLLRQCTIGQDWCVPEGFWSMLTFAVQQNDDSVQVTVTHDGVQQLAQFSLPNPCKIHIDTDLTVLSVGHRSGGPNECSVGYGLSGVHVFSRCITDEAALANLYAIGPNVTNFVAYATGYMIPNYGTLNLSKLSTDTLRTVASLQLLEKAHLGYLTANKLESFVARHQNIGLMSYAGRLRSIEIESLQRSLLTAGGVSIMLVCFARVVELSESHALHVAALKLLLRVAHCNHDFFNEFVQCNYLELIGVVLKNKKCHKDVALLTTLLEVAFDQPIVAKRGDHYRVLTTSSARIRYPGMVTFLLENFQIWIDQSEEVLDILLSVLATATRDKHPGMMYNCQRLQDASLVSALIDFCRVNFVIPAKTVKISRNAADLLVSLIAILSQTPPKVTLLNEIMELLLLMHKPTDSYVTHDRQKFYFNISPNQFGGGGKQRGDRAAAASSSGAASSSGPSTPKLQLRDRRLRPQSQLRKILPLTITSGSNSSFESATTSFIIDTSQTAATNANSSPNTTVSPDDKSRSASANTPKSPKISSPDGGALGMEEYYEKLNKAIAEGKLRRKSLLDSIDRGSSKRKLRRLKSTPNIRASSGSRKKQIGSPRLTGGSPRRASCCARNEASRSNAGPQQHQSQSAPTTSSSSTASTTIRYKFFEQNYFATGNDFLQESFLRVMCDFLLILPDSDAYKFLSGENRILETLLILANNGNIRIRTMLLNLVAVIDDRIDGARTAGSSGAAGGSTGPSGGGSVLQQYSEEQSKVFWYHLANQIGTHSVNAELLGSCYRWITKSHAPLAMDRGDDHPLATLLQDRSVEIVRENGLNVLIAILIQAHIDPTLFRAVLHVIEYVCTKHRRRAGQHMIDNGLVWALVKTAVKMNEKEELVQEESRAYLLEFLTSFSHLMILSSVANPFWDLLNGLTVAQKHKNERVTRAVRDLHAALLRNVLQIFIFRPKQSIIGHKNTSFTVELAGCVLSKSEVKTRFNRLHDKAIQFVTNSDSDGDLSDPETALIRHLMNRTLNGNPRGGNIILWCLLPKRSIRLKIYTIKQLGQYLESGGNHLSAICDVKMLKVFVQSILLLNQKHIPLEDLRLVNAFYQSIDGGLSHGASWNLTQTLKDFEYLRAISMNDQEQTIMKSIARQEKLIYSCTVAAMQITRNSVEKQNRLRKELIIQLRKDNDYRFYDQWHRLVDRMTHDDAPWYNARLYPNSWELDDTYGPDMALKRMRRCPMTIDRRFLLKETVPESKHGAEEEREQTPLLAYLFSNDYRHEYSVEEQVLYTFTVRKTSPSYEQECECIITSTELVLKPYDAGELEIYDLHDITKIWTKRYEHQESAVEVFLKCGKSLFIVFHRDPSERDTFEGFFHDLVVRCGRQELDHYTQQWREGALSNWEYLMLLNQIAGRTYHDLMQYPVFPWVLANYDTRTLDLLAERSFRVLEKPIAVQHRELEKHYINNYNHLRQAESGDPNGGRRKIQPYHYSSHYSNSGTVLHFLVRVLPFTSLFLQYQDDSFDIPDRTFHSLQTTWNLASKDSPTDVKELIPEFFTFPEFLENQEGFDFGTRQSGEPVNHVELPAWCGGSARLFVLIHRQALEANIVRRQLSHWIDLIFGYKQSGQAAIDAINVFHPATYCDFTASDIDDPVMKLALETMVKTYGQMPRRLFDTPHPPPAMNPLVANPPKVLESVIGLRWGLYCGSPILSDPRLADVWEKHSKESLGGIVIERGTLPPATLATLDGDKVFVLPEKMNIFCATAQGTGSKKHYTISWGEMDDRLRIRLLQDTGSTERPRELFYGSNSVAYDPITACGSDAHCTSIFFGHRSGRIVVFQQRSRRRRGSFFNQNMQPSVAMMSRSRSSSFRRWIDRKSANLRRRLEMDPDEQQPQPQQEQRLPPDDQIDWAYPIQLLKHRAPISAIRISMEYKIAVSVSLDGCAAIWDVNSLMYVREVPKPVNMLHSRISHVAISPTLGDIVLVHSASAGSARPATATTGGQESWSSATLVEEDDSFEVTENYNADYVNITMDTNRRDQLRLYTINAQYVEHVFVESPIQAITYSTVKEGCGVNCIVVALESGIVRFYSSWNLALLREVNVEPNGVKCALFSKYQHLILLTASNTVQTWTAEGLAGALPSIQEPYQ